From Amycolatopsis sp. WQ 127309:
GGCGTCCGGCCCCACGCCACCGACCCCGCCGAAGCCGACCGCCTCTGGACCCTCTCCGCCGACCTCACCGGCGTCGACGCCTTCGCTACTTCCCGGTGATCACACCCACCGCGATCCCCAGGATCGCCGTGTTGTAGACGAACGACACCACGCTGTGCGTCAGCACCGTGTACCGGATCGGCCGCGCCCGCACCTCCACATCGGACGTCGCGAACGACGTCCCCACCGTGAACGCGAAATACGCGAAGTCCAGCAAGTTGGGCCGCTCCGTCGCCGGGAACCGCAACCCCGGCTCCGGCGCCGCCTGGTAGTGCAGGTGCGCATAACGGTCCGCGTACCCGAAGTGCAGCAGGATCCACGCCGCCAGCACCGCCGGCACCGCACTGATCTGCAGCACCGACGCCATCTCGTCGTCCTCGTCGGCGATCGCGTTCGCCACCAGGATCAACCCACCCGCCGTCATCCCGACCACACTCACCACCAGCGTCGCCGCGAAGTTCCACCGACGCCCCAGGAGACTGTGCAACCACGACGGCTCCACCTCGTCACCCACCAGCCGGTACCGCCGGATCCGCACCCACCGCGACACGATCGCCATCAGCGCGAACACGTCCCACGCCAGCAGGAACACCACGTCCAGCCCCGTGTTCGGCGCGATCAACCACCCCAGCCCGAGCAACACCAGCAGGAACTCCGCGCACCGGTACCAGACCCTCCGCAGCCACCGCATCGCGCGAAACTAACGGCCCCACGCCCCGACGGCACCCGGGATCACCTGGTCAGGTGGTGCGGGGGACCAGCGCGACCAGGTACCGGCAGGGGAGCGACCCCGGGTTCTCGAACACCCGGTCCGGCGCGGACCCCAGCTGCAGGCAGTCCCCGGCGTCCAGCTCGTGCACCTCGGCACCCTCCCGCATCCGCAGGTGCCCGGCCAGCACCCAGATCTGCTGGTGCAGGAACGTGCTCGCCCGCAACGGCACCGCCGCACCCGCCGGCAGCTCGATCTCCACCAGCTCCAACGGCCGCCCGGACGCGGGGGAGACCGACCGGCGCCGGTACCCGGAATCCGGATCCACCCACACCGGTTGCTCCGCCGCCCGCACCAACCGCCGCTCGTCA
This genomic window contains:
- a CDS encoding DUF1345 domain-containing protein, producing the protein MRWLRRVWYRCAEFLLVLLGLGWLIAPNTGLDVVFLLAWDVFALMAIVSRWVRIRRYRLVGDEVEPSWLHSLLGRRWNFAATLVVSVVGMTAGGLILVANAIADEDDEMASVLQISAVPAVLAAWILLHFGYADRYAHLHYQAAPEPGLRFPATERPNLLDFAYFAFTVGTSFATSDVEVRARPIRYTVLTHSVVSFVYNTAILGIAVGVITGK
- a CDS encoding XRE family transcriptional regulator, whose product is MTDPLTLRLAATVHAARTSRGLSVAVLAEDSGVSRAMIGKIERGDVQPTAALLAKLSSALGMTLTELIARAEGDERRLVRAAEQPVWVDPDSGYRRRSVSPASGRPLELVEIELPAGAAVPLRASTFLHQQIWVLAGHLRMREGAEVHELDAGDCLQLGSAPDRVFENPGSLPCRYLVALVPRTT